A single window of Microbacterium oryzae DNA harbors:
- a CDS encoding inositol monophosphatase family protein — translation MNTVSSTPAAPALDGLADDLALALRLADAADAQTLPRFDAADLQVSRKADRTHVTDADLAAERAIRELITAERPEDGIFGEEFGRTDEAPRRWIIDPIDGTANFLRGVPAWGTMIALDIAGYPRLGVVSSPAMRRRWWAAEGLGAWTSVDGGDPRPIRVSEVDDLDDASVSFQSIAQWDGAGHLDALVALSRRVWRDRAYGDIWSYMLLAEGRLEFVAEFDVKEYDLAAAAAIVTEAGGRMTSFTGAPSVAEGSALATNGVLHDAFLELLSSAPPLAAP, via the coding sequence GTGAACACCGTCTCGTCGACGCCCGCCGCGCCCGCCCTCGATGGGCTCGCCGACGACCTCGCGCTCGCGCTGCGCCTGGCCGACGCCGCCGACGCGCAGACGCTGCCGCGGTTCGACGCAGCCGACCTGCAGGTGTCGCGCAAGGCCGATCGCACCCACGTGACCGACGCCGATCTCGCCGCCGAGCGGGCCATCCGCGAGCTGATCACCGCCGAGCGCCCCGAGGACGGCATCTTCGGCGAGGAGTTCGGCCGCACCGACGAGGCCCCGCGCCGCTGGATCATCGACCCGATCGACGGCACCGCGAACTTCCTCCGCGGCGTGCCCGCGTGGGGCACGATGATCGCGCTCGACATCGCCGGCTACCCGCGCCTCGGCGTGGTGAGCTCCCCCGCGATGCGCCGCCGCTGGTGGGCGGCCGAGGGCCTCGGCGCCTGGACGAGCGTCGACGGCGGCGACCCGCGCCCGATCCGCGTCTCCGAGGTCGACGACCTCGACGACGCGAGCGTGAGCTTCCAGAGCATCGCCCAGTGGGATGGCGCGGGTCACCTCGACGCGCTCGTCGCGCTCTCTCGCCGCGTCTGGCGCGACCGCGCGTATGGCGACATCTGGTCGTACATGCTGCTCGCCGAGGGCCGCCTGGAGTTCGTCGCCGAGTTCGACGTCAAGGAGTACGACCTCGCCGCCGCCGCCGCCATCGTCACCGAGGCGGGCGGACGCATGACGTCGTTCACGGGCGCGCCGAGCGTGGCCGAGGGATCCGCGCTCGCGACCAACGGCGTGCTCCACGACGCGTTCCTCGAGCTGCTGTCCTCCGCTCCCCCGCTGGCCGCGCCATGA
- a CDS encoding aldo/keto reductase, translating into MTTPTVPRIPLSDGRAIPQLGLGVYKIPDGDAAECVRVALDAGYRHVDTAALYGNERGVGEGIRTSGVARDDVFVTTKVWNDDHGFDETLRAFDASLDRLGLDEVDLYLVHWPIPSRDRYVETYRALERIRSEGRARSIGVSNFAVEHLERLRAETEIAPVVNQVELHPLLPQRELRAYHRAHDIVTEAWSPLARGRLLDDPALAILAAKHGVAPAQVVIRWHLQQGTVVIPKSVTPSRIRANIDVFGFELDDDDLAAIAALESGARTGRDPSLD; encoded by the coding sequence ATGACGACTCCCACGGTGCCGCGCATCCCCCTCTCCGACGGGCGCGCCATCCCGCAGCTCGGGCTCGGCGTGTACAAGATCCCGGATGGCGATGCCGCCGAATGCGTGCGCGTCGCGCTGGACGCGGGCTATCGGCACGTCGACACCGCCGCCCTCTACGGCAACGAGCGCGGCGTCGGCGAGGGCATCCGCACGAGCGGCGTCGCACGCGACGACGTCTTCGTCACGACGAAGGTGTGGAACGACGACCACGGGTTCGACGAGACGCTACGGGCGTTCGACGCGAGCCTCGACCGTCTCGGCCTCGACGAGGTGGATCTCTACCTCGTGCACTGGCCCATCCCCTCGCGCGACCGGTACGTGGAGACGTATCGCGCGCTCGAGCGCATCCGCAGCGAGGGCCGCGCGCGCTCCATCGGCGTCTCCAACTTCGCCGTCGAGCACCTCGAGCGCCTGCGGGCGGAGACCGAGATCGCGCCGGTCGTGAACCAGGTGGAGCTGCACCCGCTGCTCCCTCAGCGCGAGCTGCGCGCATACCACCGGGCCCACGACATCGTGACCGAGGCCTGGTCGCCGCTCGCCCGCGGGCGGCTCCTCGACGACCCGGCCCTGGCCATCCTCGCCGCGAAGCACGGCGTCGCGCCCGCGCAGGTCGTCATCCGCTGGCACCTGCAGCAGGGCACCGTCGTGATCCCGAAGTCGGTCACCCCCTCCCGCATCCGCGCGAATATCGACGTCTTCGGGTTCGAGCTCGACGACGACGACCTCGCGGCGATCGCCGCCCTCGAATCGGGCGCGCGCACCGGTCGCGACCCGTCGCTCGACTGA
- a CDS encoding response regulator transcription factor: MRVLVVDDEVRLAEGIRRGLEAEGFAVDVAHDGVDGLWRARETRYDAIVLDLMMPGMSGWKVCETLRAEENWTPVLMLTAKDGEWDQVEALETGADDYVTKPFSFVVLVARLRALIRRGAAERPVVLEAGDLRVDPRAHRVWRGDDEIAVTAREFAVLEHLMRHRGDVVSKRELIAGVWDDDFEGDPNIVEVYVGHLRRKVDKPFGRAAIETIRGVGYRLAAHGG, from the coding sequence ATGCGCGTACTCGTGGTCGACGACGAGGTCCGGCTCGCGGAGGGCATCCGCCGCGGCCTCGAGGCCGAAGGGTTCGCCGTCGACGTCGCGCATGACGGCGTCGACGGGCTCTGGCGGGCGCGCGAGACGCGCTACGACGCCATCGTGCTCGACCTCATGATGCCCGGCATGAGCGGCTGGAAGGTGTGCGAGACGCTGCGCGCCGAGGAGAACTGGACTCCCGTGCTCATGCTCACGGCAAAGGACGGCGAGTGGGACCAGGTCGAGGCGCTGGAGACCGGGGCCGACGACTACGTCACCAAGCCGTTCTCGTTCGTCGTGCTCGTGGCCCGGCTGCGCGCGCTCATCCGGCGGGGCGCCGCGGAGCGCCCCGTCGTCCTCGAGGCGGGCGATCTGCGGGTCGATCCGCGCGCGCATCGTGTCTGGCGCGGCGACGACGAGATCGCCGTGACCGCGCGCGAGTTCGCGGTGCTGGAGCACCTCATGCGGCACCGCGGCGACGTCGTCTCCAAGCGCGAGCTCATCGCCGGCGTCTGGGACGATGACTTCGAGGGCGACCCGAACATCGTCGAGGTGTACGTCGGCCACCTGCGCCGGAAGGTCGACAAGCCGTTCGGACGTGCGGCGATCGAGACGATCCGCGGCGTGGGCTACCGATTGGCCGCGCATGGCGGGTGA
- a CDS encoding sensor histidine kinase: MAGERRGWSVRARTTAGAAIVVGLALVLGAAAFFGVLRGSVLGAVERSTESRAEQLVALVEADGAGAVAQIEDEIVQVVAEDGSLRAASEEAGRTPLPVDDDSRTLDVDGEPALVVSEELDEGDALLVAAPLEDEQETLNTVAALLAVAVPLLLALVALTTWLVTGRALRPVALIRREVDGITAEHLDRRVPVPATGDEIAALAATMNGMLDRLDDAARAQRRFVSDASHELRSPLATLRQHAELAQLHPETTSTEELAEVVHDEGLRLQGIVDALLLLARLGEGAADAVEAVDVDDIALAEVSRLRTAGCSVDGAGIGAARVRGSARLVGQLLRNLADNASRHARSRIAIGVAERRGQVIITVEDDGEGVPVDERERVFERFVRLDAARSRDAGGSGLGLAIVRGIVDAMDGDVRIDDSRWGGARFVVTLPSHP; this comes from the coding sequence ATGGCGGGTGAGCGGCGCGGATGGTCGGTGCGCGCCCGCACGACGGCCGGCGCGGCCATCGTCGTCGGCCTGGCACTGGTGCTGGGCGCGGCGGCGTTCTTCGGCGTGCTGCGCGGCAGCGTCCTCGGCGCCGTGGAGCGTTCGACCGAGTCGCGCGCCGAGCAGCTGGTCGCGCTCGTCGAGGCGGATGGCGCGGGTGCGGTCGCGCAGATCGAGGACGAGATCGTGCAGGTGGTCGCGGAGGACGGATCCCTGCGCGCCGCGTCGGAGGAGGCCGGCCGCACGCCCCTGCCCGTCGACGACGACTCGCGGACGCTCGACGTCGACGGGGAGCCCGCGCTCGTCGTCTCCGAGGAGCTCGACGAGGGCGACGCCCTGCTCGTGGCGGCTCCGCTCGAGGACGAGCAGGAGACGCTGAACACCGTCGCCGCGCTCCTCGCGGTCGCCGTCCCCCTGCTGCTGGCGCTCGTAGCGCTGACGACGTGGCTCGTGACCGGCCGTGCGCTGCGCCCCGTCGCGCTGATCCGCCGCGAGGTCGACGGCATCACCGCGGAGCACCTCGACCGGCGGGTGCCCGTTCCCGCGACCGGCGACGAGATCGCCGCTCTGGCCGCCACGATGAACGGCATGCTCGACCGCCTCGACGACGCGGCCCGCGCGCAGCGCCGGTTCGTGTCCGATGCCTCCCATGAGCTCCGCTCGCCGCTCGCGACCCTGCGACAGCACGCCGAGCTGGCTCAGCTGCACCCGGAGACGACGTCGACCGAGGAGCTGGCCGAGGTCGTGCACGACGAGGGACTGCGCCTGCAGGGCATCGTCGACGCGCTCCTCCTCCTCGCTCGTCTCGGCGAGGGCGCCGCGGACGCCGTCGAGGCGGTGGACGTCGACGACATCGCCCTCGCGGAGGTGTCGCGGCTGCGCACGGCCGGATGCTCGGTCGACGGCGCCGGGATCGGGGCCGCGCGCGTGCGCGGCAGCGCCCGGCTCGTGGGACAGCTCCTGAGAAACCTCGCCGACAACGCCTCCCGCCATGCCCGCTCCCGCATCGCGATCGGCGTCGCTGAGCGGCGGGGGCAGGTCATCATCACGGTGGAGGACGACGGCGAGGGGGTTCCCGTCGACGAGCGCGAGCGGGTCTTCGAGCGCTTCGTGCGCTTGGACGCGGCCCGCTCTCGTGATGCCGGCGGCAGCGGGCTCGGGCTCGCCATCGTCCGCGGCATCGTCGACGCGATGGACGGCGATGTGCGCATCGACGACTCCCGCTGGGGCGGCGCGCGCTTCGTCGTGACCCTGCCCTCGCATCCCTGA
- a CDS encoding glycosyl hydrolase, whose amino-acid sequence MLPPARRPAGAALALAALLATSLTSCATGPSAEELRERAACAVDALSAADGVAFGVDLDWEEQTVAEYADLLGEHPADVVSYAPIPWREEDRAHVLDAAKQAADAGAAQLLTLEPSDGLTAVTDEAVSDLVETLVDVTELGVPVLVRFGHEMNGSWYPWGQQPEAYVTAFRRVATAVHADVPGAAMMWAPNYGGGYPFPGRAYSYAPDSAQASALDTDGDGAVTDADDPYAPYYPGDEAVDWVGISLTHWGSSYPWGENETPEADKFAAQLTGAYDGLAGDETAVPDFYREYAERRNRPLAIPSTAALVTGDDDEAGQEIRRVWREQVFSEETRQDFPLLRLVNWFEWERFEPEADAIVHWAALADEEERRLFRADVPEWVSFGGGGDGCR is encoded by the coding sequence ATGCTCCCACCCGCGCGACGACCCGCGGGCGCGGCGCTCGCCCTGGCCGCCCTCCTCGCGACGTCGCTGACATCGTGCGCGACCGGGCCGTCCGCCGAGGAGCTGCGGGAGCGCGCGGCCTGCGCGGTCGACGCGCTCTCGGCGGCGGACGGGGTCGCCTTCGGCGTCGACCTCGACTGGGAGGAGCAGACCGTCGCCGAGTACGCCGATCTCCTCGGCGAGCACCCTGCGGACGTCGTCTCCTACGCGCCGATCCCCTGGCGGGAGGAGGATCGCGCGCACGTCCTCGATGCGGCGAAGCAGGCGGCCGACGCGGGCGCGGCGCAGCTGCTGACGCTGGAGCCCTCGGACGGACTGACGGCCGTGACCGACGAAGCGGTGTCGGACCTCGTCGAGACGCTCGTCGACGTCACCGAGCTCGGGGTGCCCGTGCTCGTGCGCTTCGGACACGAGATGAACGGGTCGTGGTATCCCTGGGGGCAGCAGCCCGAGGCGTACGTCACGGCGTTCCGGCGGGTCGCGACGGCGGTGCACGCCGACGTTCCCGGCGCGGCGATGATGTGGGCGCCGAACTACGGCGGCGGCTACCCGTTCCCCGGGCGCGCCTACTCCTACGCGCCGGACTCGGCGCAGGCCAGCGCGCTCGACACCGACGGCGACGGCGCGGTCACCGACGCCGACGACCCCTATGCGCCGTACTACCCCGGCGACGAGGCCGTCGACTGGGTCGGCATCTCGCTCACGCACTGGGGCTCGAGCTACCCTTGGGGCGAGAACGAGACCCCCGAGGCCGACAAGTTCGCCGCGCAGCTGACCGGCGCCTACGACGGTCTCGCGGGCGACGAGACCGCAGTGCCCGACTTCTACAGGGAGTACGCCGAGCGGAGGAACCGGCCCCTGGCCATCCCGAGCACCGCCGCTCTCGTGACCGGCGACGACGACGAGGCCGGGCAGGAGATCCGTCGCGTCTGGCGGGAGCAGGTCTTCTCGGAGGAGACGCGCCAGGACTTCCCGCTGCTGCGGCTCGTCAACTGGTTCGAGTGGGAACGCTTCGAGCCGGAGGCCGATGCGATCGTGCACTGGGCCGCGCTCGCCGACGAGGAGGAGCGGAGGCTGTTCCGCGCGGACGTGCCGGAGTGGGTGTCGTTCGGGGGCGGTGGCGACGGTTGCAGGTGA
- a CDS encoding heme-degrading domain-containing protein gives MFATGESYRKLDGEALAQRIAEEEAELDFDSFGVDDAWAVGSWLRDAARERGYGVGFAVVLGEHRAFHAATDGAAAVNDAWLERKFRTVRHFGHASLAVKAQYERGGGSFAADSALDPTVYAAAGGAFPIRVRGSLVGAAGVSGLEMHDDHALVVEALRAHRERRG, from the coding sequence ATGTTCGCGACCGGCGAGTCCTATCGGAAGCTCGACGGCGAAGCGCTCGCGCAGCGCATCGCCGAGGAGGAGGCCGAGCTGGACTTCGACTCCTTCGGCGTCGACGACGCGTGGGCTGTCGGCTCCTGGCTGCGTGACGCCGCGCGCGAGCGCGGCTACGGCGTGGGCTTCGCCGTCGTCCTCGGCGAGCACCGCGCGTTCCACGCCGCGACGGATGGCGCCGCCGCCGTCAACGACGCCTGGCTCGAGCGGAAGTTCCGCACGGTGCGTCACTTCGGCCACGCCTCGCTCGCCGTGAAGGCGCAGTACGAGCGGGGCGGCGGCTCGTTCGCCGCCGACTCCGCCCTCGACCCGACCGTGTACGCGGCGGCGGGTGGCGCGTTCCCCATTCGCGTGCGCGGATCGCTCGTCGGAGCGGCGGGTGTGAGCGGGCTCGAGATGCACGACGACCACGCCCTCGTCGTCGAGGCCCTGCGCGCGCACCGCGAGCGCCGCGGCTGA
- the trxA gene encoding thioredoxin, with product MPTRDLTMTDFEETVLAPGITLVDFWAAWCGPCRMFAPIYDAASETHGDITFAKVDTEANRDLAGAMQITSIPTLMVFRDDVLVFSQAGALPAPALESLIEQVRALDMDEIRAHIAQEGDDPAAD from the coding sequence ATGCCCACACGCGACCTGACCATGACGGACTTCGAGGAGACCGTGCTGGCGCCGGGGATCACGCTCGTCGATTTCTGGGCCGCCTGGTGCGGCCCGTGCCGGATGTTCGCTCCCATCTACGACGCCGCCTCGGAGACCCATGGCGACATCACCTTCGCGAAGGTGGACACCGAGGCGAACCGCGACCTCGCCGGCGCGATGCAGATCACGTCGATCCCGACCCTGATGGTGTTCCGCGACGACGTGCTCGTGTTCTCGCAGGCGGGCGCCCTGCCGGCGCCGGCTCTGGAGAGCCTCATCGAGCAGGTTCGCGCACTCGACATGGACGAGATCCGCGCGCACATCGCGCAGGAGGGCGACGACCCCGCAGCGGACTGA
- a CDS encoding DNA polymerase Y family protein, whose product MTRAIVVWLPDWPVTAHLRTVSRDAARRAARNPASRAPSELGPLTADAAPPIAILHANRVVACSAAARAEGVRRGQRRRDAQSACPALRIAPADPGRDERAFLPVLTRLDELTPGVQPLRPGLAAVRARGPARFYGSEESAAEALLAALAEMGLPGGRAGIADGIFTAERAARLTRADAAVRSVPPGASADFLAPLSIATIEDDALVGLLVKLGVQTLGDFAALDGEQVRSRLGEHGVRLHDLARGADSRPVEPRVPPPELARDLSLEPPLELADQIAFAVRQTCDDVCTALGEAGLVCTEARIILTDDRGSRSERVWLHPTRFDPASLVDRVRWQLQSAAEEDGALIGGITHVRIEPEAVDDSVHHQPTLIGQGPDERLHHAMSRVQALLGHRGVVTLAIGGGRWLEEREVRVPWGDGERPAQRRDAPWPGALPQPLPTEVFRSPRRTRVAGAGGAEVVVDDRGLLTVAPAAMDGRPLAAWAGPWPVIERGWDGERMRRAHRFQVVDADQTAWLLVLEDGSWWIEGRYA is encoded by the coding sequence ATGACGAGGGCCATCGTCGTCTGGCTGCCGGACTGGCCCGTGACGGCGCACCTGCGCACCGTGTCCCGCGACGCGGCACGCCGCGCTGCCCGCAACCCCGCGAGTCGCGCGCCGAGCGAGCTCGGTCCGCTCACGGCCGACGCCGCTCCGCCGATCGCGATCCTGCACGCCAACCGGGTGGTCGCCTGCTCGGCCGCCGCACGCGCGGAGGGCGTGCGACGCGGGCAGCGCCGTCGCGACGCTCAGTCGGCCTGCCCCGCGCTGCGCATCGCCCCCGCCGACCCGGGGCGCGACGAGCGCGCATTCCTCCCCGTGCTGACGCGACTCGACGAGCTCACCCCGGGCGTGCAGCCGCTGCGTCCGGGCCTCGCAGCCGTCCGAGCCCGCGGCCCTGCACGCTTCTATGGCAGCGAGGAGTCCGCAGCCGAAGCGCTGCTCGCGGCGCTCGCGGAGATGGGGCTCCCCGGCGGGCGCGCGGGCATCGCCGACGGGATCTTCACGGCCGAGCGCGCTGCGCGCCTCACCCGCGCCGACGCGGCCGTCCGCAGCGTGCCGCCCGGCGCATCCGCCGACTTCCTCGCCCCGCTCTCCATCGCGACGATCGAAGACGATGCTCTCGTGGGCCTACTCGTGAAGCTGGGCGTGCAGACCCTCGGCGATTTCGCCGCCCTCGACGGCGAGCAGGTGCGCTCGCGGCTCGGGGAGCACGGCGTGCGCCTGCACGATCTCGCCCGCGGCGCGGACTCCCGCCCCGTCGAGCCGCGGGTGCCGCCGCCCGAGCTGGCACGGGACCTCTCCCTCGAGCCGCCCCTCGAGCTCGCCGACCAGATCGCGTTCGCCGTGCGCCAGACCTGCGACGACGTGTGCACGGCGCTCGGCGAGGCCGGGCTCGTCTGCACGGAGGCGCGGATCATCCTCACCGACGACCGCGGCAGCCGCAGCGAGCGGGTGTGGCTGCATCCGACGCGCTTCGACCCCGCCTCGCTGGTCGACCGCGTGCGGTGGCAGCTGCAGTCCGCGGCGGAGGAGGACGGCGCCCTCATCGGGGGCATCACGCACGTGCGCATCGAGCCCGAGGCCGTCGACGACAGCGTGCACCACCAGCCGACCCTCATCGGGCAGGGCCCCGACGAGCGGCTGCATCACGCCATGTCGCGCGTGCAGGCGCTGCTCGGGCACCGCGGCGTGGTGACCCTCGCGATCGGCGGCGGGCGGTGGCTGGAGGAGCGCGAGGTGCGCGTGCCGTGGGGAGACGGCGAGCGCCCCGCGCAGCGACGCGACGCGCCCTGGCCCGGCGCCCTCCCGCAGCCGCTTCCGACCGAGGTGTTCCGCAGTCCGCGGCGCACGCGGGTCGCCGGAGCGGGTGGCGCCGAGGTCGTCGTCGACGATCGCGGTCTGCTCACGGTCGCGCCGGCGGCGATGGATGGCCGTCCTCTCGCCGCGTGGGCGGGCCCCTGGCCGGTGATCGAGCGCGGCTGGGACGGCGAGCGGATGCGGCGAGCGCACCGCTTCCAGGTCGTCGACGCGGATCAGACCGCCTGGCTCCTCGTGCTGGAGGACGGCTCCTGGTGGATCGAGGGGAGGTACGCCTGA
- a CDS encoding error-prone DNA polymerase, producing MGFHNPPVPWSELERAMSGRRPDHVPAGADGGDSPAWSRKRGAYQPPFIERPADAIPYAELHAHSSFSFLDGASSPETLVEEAERLGLHALALTDHDGFYGLARFAEAAEATSVQTVFGAELSLGLAEPQKGHADPEGEHLLVLARGMAGYHRLSAAITHAQLRGGEKGRPVYDPEELSAQADGSWAILTGCRKSGVRRALDPALRTAGGIDAARREVDRLVALFGRENVHVELGDHGDPLDCLRNDALAALADGMRLPTVATNNVHYATPHDAELAAAVAAVRANRSMDELDGWLPAHTSAHLRSGAEMTRLFARYPGAVARTVPLADELAFPLRKAKPALPKQRVPEGHTPMSYLRQLVWEGVARKYPHADADVRARIEKELRVIEQKDFPGYFLIVHSIVQEARRRGILCQGRGSAANSAVCYLLDITAVDAIYYELPFERFLSALREEEPDIDVDFDSDRREEIIQWVYEQYGRERAAQVANVIQYRPKNAIRDMAKALGFSPGQQDAWSKQVEGWGASLETGPDHDIPDQVLVYATELLKAPRHLGIHSGGMVLTERPVGEVVPIEHARMEKRTVIQWDKDDAAWMGLVKFDLLGLGMLAALQHCFDLIRESTGEVWTLETLPREEAAVYDMLARADSIGVFQVESRAQMGLLPRLQPRRFYDLVVQIALIRPGPIQGGAVHPFVKRKAALAAYRAAHPDLSLEQCLQDVIEYPHPKLEPVLKRTLGVPIFQEQLMQMAVAVGDCTAAEADLLRRAMGSKRGQEKIETLKEKLYEGMANNGITGELADDLYGRIQAFANFGFAESHSLSFALLVYASSWIKLHYPAAFLAGLLRSQPMGFYSPASLTADARRHGVRVRRPDINLSSATEVLEPLDLSDTVTPGHPLHSRETIGVPHRAPTGRDACRAHLQPPVPDFDIRAPDESAAHRRDGAHAVRLGLAGVTGIGLATAKRIVAEREAHGPYTDLHGLVRRTGVSETQVESLATAGAFEGLGMTRREAIWMAGAAALDRAEFLPGTVAAVQPPLFPDPTSFERLADDLWATGISVNDHPLRHYRVELNTRGVLPSSALRSHESGRRIEVAGLVTHRQRPATASGVTFLNLEDEHGLMNVICSTGVWNRYRRVLRDSPALIARGILESTPEGVVNLIADAFEDLRVGVKHASRDFR from the coding sequence ATGGGATTCCACAATCCGCCGGTGCCGTGGTCGGAGCTCGAGCGGGCGATGAGCGGTCGGCGCCCCGATCACGTCCCGGCGGGGGCGGATGGCGGCGACAGTCCCGCATGGAGCCGCAAGCGAGGCGCGTACCAGCCGCCGTTCATCGAGCGGCCGGCCGATGCCATCCCCTATGCCGAGCTGCACGCGCACTCGTCGTTCTCCTTCCTGGATGGCGCGTCCTCGCCCGAGACGCTGGTCGAGGAGGCCGAGCGGCTGGGTCTGCACGCCCTCGCGCTCACCGACCACGACGGCTTCTACGGGCTCGCCCGATTCGCCGAGGCGGCGGAGGCGACCAGCGTGCAGACCGTCTTCGGCGCGGAGCTGTCGCTCGGGCTGGCCGAGCCGCAGAAGGGGCACGCCGATCCGGAGGGCGAGCATCTGCTCGTGCTCGCCCGCGGGATGGCGGGGTACCACCGGCTCTCGGCCGCCATCACGCACGCCCAGCTGCGCGGGGGCGAGAAGGGGCGCCCCGTCTACGACCCCGAGGAGCTGAGCGCGCAGGCCGACGGGAGCTGGGCCATCCTCACCGGATGCCGAAAGAGCGGCGTGCGCCGGGCGCTCGACCCGGCCCTGCGCACCGCCGGCGGCATCGATGCCGCACGGCGTGAGGTCGACCGGCTCGTGGCCCTGTTCGGGCGGGAGAACGTGCACGTCGAGCTCGGCGACCACGGCGATCCGCTCGACTGCCTGCGGAACGACGCCCTCGCCGCGCTCGCCGACGGGATGCGGCTGCCGACCGTGGCGACGAACAACGTGCACTACGCGACCCCGCACGACGCCGAGCTGGCCGCCGCCGTCGCCGCGGTGCGCGCGAACCGCAGCATGGACGAGCTCGACGGATGGCTGCCCGCCCACACCTCCGCGCACCTGCGATCGGGTGCCGAGATGACACGCCTCTTCGCCCGCTACCCCGGCGCCGTCGCCCGCACGGTGCCGCTGGCCGACGAGCTCGCCTTCCCGCTGCGGAAGGCCAAGCCCGCACTGCCGAAGCAGCGGGTGCCCGAGGGACACACCCCCATGTCGTATCTGCGTCAGCTCGTGTGGGAGGGCGTCGCGCGCAAGTACCCGCACGCCGACGCCGACGTGCGCGCGCGGATCGAGAAGGAGCTGCGCGTCATCGAGCAGAAGGACTTCCCGGGGTACTTCCTCATCGTCCACTCCATCGTGCAGGAGGCGCGTCGCCGGGGCATCCTCTGCCAGGGCCGGGGCTCCGCGGCCAACAGCGCCGTCTGCTATCTGCTCGACATCACCGCGGTCGACGCCATCTACTACGAGCTGCCGTTCGAGCGGTTCCTCTCGGCGCTGCGCGAGGAGGAGCCCGACATCGACGTCGACTTCGACTCCGACCGCCGCGAGGAGATCATCCAGTGGGTCTACGAGCAGTACGGCCGGGAACGCGCCGCGCAGGTGGCGAACGTCATCCAGTACCGGCCGAAGAACGCCATCCGCGACATGGCCAAGGCGCTCGGGTTCTCGCCCGGGCAGCAGGACGCCTGGTCGAAGCAGGTCGAGGGCTGGGGCGCGTCGCTCGAGACGGGGCCCGACCACGACATCCCCGATCAGGTGCTCGTCTACGCCACCGAGCTGCTCAAGGCGCCCCGGCACCTCGGCATCCACTCCGGCGGCATGGTGCTGACCGAGCGGCCCGTCGGCGAAGTGGTGCCCATCGAGCACGCCCGCATGGAGAAGCGCACGGTCATCCAGTGGGACAAGGACGACGCGGCCTGGATGGGCCTGGTCAAGTTCGATCTGCTGGGTCTCGGGATGCTCGCCGCGCTCCAGCACTGCTTCGACCTCATCCGCGAGTCGACCGGCGAGGTCTGGACGCTCGAGACCCTCCCCCGCGAGGAGGCCGCCGTCTACGACATGCTCGCCCGCGCGGACTCGATCGGGGTCTTCCAGGTGGAGTCGCGCGCGCAGATGGGGCTGCTCCCGCGCCTGCAGCCACGGCGCTTCTACGACCTCGTCGTGCAGATCGCGCTCATCCGTCCCGGTCCCATCCAGGGCGGCGCCGTCCATCCGTTCGTCAAGCGCAAGGCGGCGCTCGCCGCGTACCGCGCCGCGCATCCCGACCTCTCCCTCGAGCAGTGCCTCCAGGACGTCATCGAGTACCCGCACCCCAAGCTCGAGCCGGTGCTCAAGCGCACCCTAGGGGTTCCGATCTTCCAGGAGCAGCTCATGCAGATGGCCGTCGCGGTCGGCGACTGCACGGCGGCCGAGGCCGACCTGCTGCGGCGCGCGATGGGGTCCAAGCGCGGCCAGGAGAAGATCGAGACCCTCAAGGAGAAGCTCTACGAGGGGATGGCGAACAACGGCATCACAGGAGAGCTCGCCGACGATCTCTACGGACGCATCCAGGCCTTCGCGAACTTCGGCTTCGCCGAGTCGCACTCGCTGTCGTTCGCGCTGCTCGTCTACGCCTCGTCGTGGATCAAGCTGCACTATCCGGCCGCGTTCCTCGCGGGGCTGCTGCGCTCGCAGCCGATGGGGTTCTACTCCCCCGCCTCCCTCACCGCCGACGCGCGACGGCACGGCGTGAGAGTCCGTCGCCCCGACATCAACCTCTCCAGCGCGACCGAGGTGCTCGAGCCCCTCGACCTGTCGGACACGGTGACCCCCGGACACCCTCTGCACAGCCGCGAGACCATCGGCGTGCCGCATCGGGCGCCGACGGGACGCGACGCGTGCCGTGCGCACCTCCAGCCGCCGGTTCCCGACTTCGACATCCGCGCGCCGGATGAATCGGCCGCGCACCGGCGCGACGGCGCGCACGCCGTGCGACTGGGGCTCGCGGGCGTCACCGGCATCGGGCTCGCGACCGCGAAGCGCATCGTCGCCGAACGGGAGGCGCACGGCCCGTACACCGACCTGCACGGACTCGTCCGCCGCACCGGCGTCTCCGAGACGCAGGTCGAATCCCTCGCGACCGCCGGCGCGTTCGAGGGCCTCGGAATGACCCGGCGAGAGGCGATCTGGATGGCCGGGGCCGCGGCCCTCGACCGCGCCGAGTTCCTGCCGGGGACCGTCGCGGCCGTGCAGCCGCCGCTCTTCCCGGACCCCACCAGCTTCGAGCGGCTTGCCGACGATCTGTGGGCGACGGGCATCTCGGTCAACGACCATCCGCTGCGGCACTACCGGGTGGAGCTCAACACTCGCGGCGTGCTCCCGTCCTCTGCGCTGCGCAGCCACGAGTCCGGGCGCCGGATCGAGGTCGCCGGGCTCGTGACGCATCGCCAGCGACCGGCCACGGCATCGGGGGTCACGTTCCTGAACCTGGAGGACGAGCACGGGCTCATGAACGTCATCTGCTCGACAGGGGTCTGGAATCGCTACCGGCGCGTGCTGCGCGACAGTCCCGCGCTCATCGCCCGGGGCATCCTGGAGTCGACGCCCGAGGGAGTCGTGAACCTCATCGCGGACGCGTTCGAGGACCTCCGCGTGGGGGTGAAGCACGCGTCCCGCGACTTCCGCTGA